One genomic window of Tribolium castaneum strain GA2 chromosome 10, icTriCast1.1, whole genome shotgun sequence includes the following:
- the LOC657832 gene encoding ubiquitin-conjugating enzyme E2 N, with product MAALPRRIIKETQRLMQEPVPGISAVPDDSNARYFHVIVTGPEDSPFEGGLFKLELFLPEDYPMSAPKVRFITKIYHPNIDRLGRICLDILKDKWSPALQIRTVLLSIQALLSAPNPDDPLANDVAELWKVNESEAIRNAKEWTRRYAMDN from the coding sequence ATGGCAGCCTTACCACGCAGAATTATAAAAGAAACGCAACGTTTAATGCAAGAACCTGTGCCCGGGATTAGTGCAGTACCGGATGACAGTAACGCCCGGTATTTTCACGTAATTGTGACCGGCCCCGAGGACTCCCCGTTCGAAGGGGGCTTGTTTAAGTTAGAATTGTTTCTTCCCGAAGACTATCCAATGTCGGCGCCGAAAGTGAGGTTTATCACCAAAATATACCACCCGAACATCGACCGGCTGGGCAGGATTTGTCTAGATATCCTAAAGGACAAGTGGAGCCCCGCTTTACAAATCCGCACGGTGTTGTTATCAATTCAGGCTTTGCTAAGTGCTCCTAATCCGGATGATCCCCTAGCGAATGATGTAGCGGAATTGTGGAAAGTTAACGAATCGGAGGCTATTAGGAACGCCAAGGAGTGGACCCGCAGATATGCAATGGACAATTAA